In the Hordeum vulgare subsp. vulgare chromosome 7H, MorexV3_pseudomolecules_assembly, whole genome shotgun sequence genome, one interval contains:
- the LOC123409208 gene encoding myosin-6-like: MIRYNVKREVSSVLSHVIQAPRTAKAALITDQDSYWKAIVNHLNDLLKILQENCVPTIFSRKIFTQIFAFINAQLFNSLLVRRECYSFSNGEYVKQGLEELEAWCTQSKPEVGLTIFVL; the protein is encoded by the exons ATGATCCGTTACAATGTGAAGAGAGAAGTATCTTCAGTACTCTCACATGTTATTCAG GCACCAAGAACTGCAAAGGCTGCTTTGATAACAGACCAAGATAGCTATTGGAAAGCGATAGTCAACCATTTGAACGATCTCTTGAAAATCTTGCAAGAAAATTGT GTCCCAACAATTTTTTCTCGGAAGATATTTACACAGATTTTTGCATTCATCAATGCTCAACTCTTCAATAG TCTTCTTGTACGGCGAGAGTGTTATTCTTTCAGCAATGGAGAATATGTGAAACAAGGGCTGGAAGAACTGGAGGCATGGTGCACGCAATCCAAGCCAGAG GTAGGTCTGACCATCTTTGTGCTGTGA